A genomic segment from Glycine soja cultivar W05 chromosome 20, ASM419377v2, whole genome shotgun sequence encodes:
- the LOC114403936 gene encoding protein HLB1-like, giving the protein MPEPESQNGHEQDPEPQPETEPVPTERTQPQLEPKSKSTPEPEPNPQPESEPVPTEQTQAQLEPKSGSEADPAVNDADLRETTIHSNETYANPSPTPQLRKDEGSRTFTMRELLNGLKNDSEPEREDGNSPYSPEQQQQQADQNNAAMDLINSVVGVDEEGRSRQRILTFAARRYATAIERNPEDYDALYNWALVLQESADNVSPDSTSPSKDALLEEACKKYDEATRLCPTLHDAFYNWAIAISDRAKMRGRTKEAEELWKLATRNYEKAVQLNWNSPQALNNWGLALQELSGIVPAREKQKIVRTAISKFRAAIQLQFDFHRAIYNLGTVLYGLAEDTLRTGGSVSAQEVSPNELYSQSAIYIAAAHALKPNYSVYSSALRLVRSMLPLPHLKVGYLTAPPVGASIAPHNDWKRSEFLLDHEKLQQIPRGEYKQVPPQNLSGRLVDAVSGDKKTIKVDIADIISVSACADLTLPPGAGLCIDTSYGSVYLVADSWESLDGWLDALRLVYTIYVRGKSDVLAGIITG; this is encoded by the exons ATGCCCGAACCGGAATCGCAAAACGGACACGAGCAAGACCCGGAGCCGCAGCCAGAAACAGAACCAGTGCCAACAGAGCGAACACAACCACAATTGGAGCCGAAATCGAAATCCACGCCCGAACCAGAACCAAATCCGCAGCCAGAATCGGAGCCAGTGCCAACAGAGCAAACGCAAGCACAATTGGAGCCGAAATCGGGATCAGAAGCTGATCCAGCGGTAAACGACGCAGATCTCAGGGAAACGACGATTCATTCCAATGAAACGTACGCCAATCCTTCTCCCACTCCTCAGCTACGTAAAGACGAAGGAAGCCGAACGTTCACCATGAGAGAATTGCTGAACGGATTGAAAAACGATTCCGAACCGGAGAGAGAAGATGGCAACTCCCCCTACAG CCCAGAACAACAGCAACAGCAGGCAGACCAGAACAACGCTGCAATGGATTTGATAAACAGCGTTGTAGGTGTCGACGAGGAAGGCCGGTCCCGACAGAGGATTCTTACATTCGCTGCCAGGAG ATATGCTACTGCAATTGAGAGGAACCCTGAAGATTATGATGCATTGTACAATTGGGCATTGGTACTCCAG GAAAGTGCAGATAATGTTAGCCCAGATTCCACTTCACCCTCTAAAGATGCTTTGCTTGAGGAGGCTTGTAAGAAGTATGATGAGGCCACTCGTCTTTGTCCCACACTGCATGAT GCTTTCTACAATTGGGCTATAGCAATTTCTGATCGGGCAAAGATGCGTGGCCGCACAAAGGAAGCTGAAGAGCTATGGAAGCTG GCAACACGGAACTATGAAAAAGCAGTTCAACTTAACTGGAACAGTCCTCAG GCGCTCAATAACTGGGGACTTGCTCTTCAG GAACTCAGTGGCATTGTTCCAGCTCGAGAAAAGCAAAAGATTGTGAGAACTGCTATCAGCAAg TTTCGTGCAGCCATACAGTTGCAATTTGATTTCCATCGGGCAATTTACAATCTTGGAACTGTTCTG TATGGATTAGCAGAGGACACTTTAAGAACTGGGGGATCAGTGAGTGCTCAAGAAGTTTCACCAAATGAATTATACAGCCAGTCTGCAATATACATTGCTGCTGCTCATGCATTGAAACCAAATTATTCA GTTTATAGCAGTGCCTTGCGGTTGGTGCGTTCTATG CTACCATTACCACACCTTAAAGTTGGATATTTAACTGCACCTCCTGTGGGGGCATCGATTGCACCTCATAATGACTGGAAACGATCAGAATTCCTTTTGGATCATGAAAAGCTTCAGCAG ATACCCagaggagaatataaacaagtACCACCTCAAAATCTCTCAGGCAGATTGGTAGATGCAGTGAGTGGAGATAAGAAGACTATCAAAGTAGATATAGCAGATATTATTTCTGTATCAGCATGTGCTGATCTTACCTTACCACCTGGTGCAGGCCTCTGCATAGATACAAGTTATGGATCAGTTTACTTG GTTGCTGACTCTTGGGAATCATTGGATGGCTGGCTGGATGCACTTCGTCTAGTTTACACAATTTATGTGCGAGGCAAAAGTGATGTACTGGCTGGTATAATAACAGgatga
- the LOC114403935 gene encoding metal-nicotianamine transporter YSL1-like isoform X1, giving the protein MISPSSGLNMEEEKKEEIVERDEDLEEQVPAAAEVEPQPWTEQITVRGLFVSMIIGITFSIIVMKLNLTTGMVPNCNVSAALLAFVFIRTWTKLLHKAGFVAKPFSRQENTIIQTCAVACYSIAVGGGFASYLLGLNRTTYELSGVENEGNNPGAIKEPGFGWMTGFLFVVCFVGLFVLIPLRKIMIVDLKLTYPSGLATAVLINGFHTQGDKMAKKQVRGFTKYFCTSFLWGLFKWFFSGIEDCGFEQFPTFGLQAWKQTFYFDFSMTFVGAGMICSHLVNCSLLLGAVLSFGVMYPLIDRLKGDWFPDNLEETNMKGLYGYKVFVSIALILGDGIYNFTKILISTVLNVNERMRSKNNKNVAADRHENPTEDLKQTDEFLRETIPLRIGVIGYVVFTMISIIIIPRMFPQLKWYYVVVAYIFAPSLAFCNAFGAGLTDINMAYNYGKVALFTLAAVTGKENGVVAGLVGCGLIKSVISVSCILMQDFKTAHYTRTSPRAMFICQVIGIAMGCVTAPLSFFLYYKAFDVGNPHGEFKAPYALIYRNMAIIGVQGFSALPQHCLQLCFGFFAFAIGVNMIRDFAPQKIGKWMPLPMVMAVPFLVGAYFAIDMFIGTVVVFAWQKLDSKKAELMVPAAASGLICGEGLWTLPAAILALARIKPPICMKFVPT; this is encoded by the exons ATGATCTCCCCATCAAGTGGCCTTAACatggaagaagagaagaaagaagaaatagtTGAAAGAGATGAGGACTTGGAGGAGCAGGTACCTGCTGCTGCTGAAGTCGAGCCTCAGCCATGGACAGAACAGATAACAGTGAGAGGATTATTTGTGAGCATGATTATTGGAATCACATTCAGCATAATAGTCATGAAGCTCAACCTCACAACTGGAATGGTTCCTAACTGTAATGTCTCGGCCGCACTTCTAGCCTTTGTGTTTATCCGAACCTGGACCAAACTGCTTCACAAGGCCGGCTTTGTAGCCAAGCCATTCAGTCGCCAGGAGAACACCATCATACAGACTTGTGCAGTTGCGTGCTATAGCATTGCTGTTGGAG GAGGATTTGCTTCTTATCTGTTGGGATTAAACAGGACAACTTATGAGTTGTCAGGAGTGGAAAACGAGGGTAACAACCCAGGTGCTATTAAAGAACCTGGATTTGGTTGGATGACTGGCTTCCTTTTTGTGGTTTGTTTTGTTGGTCTCTTTGTCTTGATTCCACTCAGAAAG ATCATGATAGTTGACCTCAAATTAACTTATCCAAGTGGCTTGGCAACAGCGGTTCTCATCAATGGTTTCCATACACAGGGTGACAAAATGGCCAA GAAGCAAGTACGAGGCTTCACGAAGTATTTTTGTACCAGTTTCTTGTGGGGTTTATTTAAGTGGTTCTTCTCAGGGATAGAGGACTGTGGATTCGAACAGTTCCCTACCTTCGGATTGCAAGCTTGGAAGCAAAC ATTCTACTTCGATTTTAGTATGACTTTTGTGGGAGCAGGGATGATTTGCTCCCATCTTGTGAACTGTTCTTTGCTCCTTGGAGCTGTGCTCTCTTTTGGGGTCATGTATCCGCTCATTGATCGGCTTAAAGGAGACTGGTTCCCTGACAATTTAGAAGAAACTAACATGAAGGGCTTATACGGTTACAAGGTTTTTGTTTCCATTGCTCTTATCCTGGGTGATGGCATATACAATTTCACCAAGATTCTAATTTCTACAGTCCTCAATGTTAATGAAAGAATGAGGagcaagaataataaaaatg TAGCTGCTGATCGGCACGAGAATCCTACCGAGGACCTTAAACAAACTGATGAATTTCTAAGGGAGACCATTCCCCTGCGGATTGGAGTCATTGGATACGTTGTTTTCACTATGATTTCCATAATTATAATTCCACGCATGTTTCCTCAGCTGAAATGGTACTACGTGGTGGTAGCTTATATATTTGCTCCATCTCTGGCATTCTGCAATGCTTTCGGAGCAGGTCTCACTGACATAAACATGGCATATAATTATGGGAAGGTTGCACTCTTTACGCTGGCAGCTGTTACAGGAAAAGAAAATGGTGTGGTGGCTGGACTTGTGGGTTGTGGTCTCATTAAATCCGTGATCTCAGTGTCTTGCATTCTGATGCAAGATTTCAAAACTGCACATTACACACGTACCTCTCCTAGAGCAATGTTCATATGCCAAGTAATTGGCATTGCAATGGGTTGTGTGACAGCTCCTCTCAGCTTCTTCCTATACTACAAGGCATTTGATGTGGGAAACCCGCATGGAGAATTCAAAGCTCCATATGCGTTAATTTATAGAAACATGGCAATCATCGGGGTCCAAGGTTTCTCAGCATTGCCACAGCATTGTTTGCAGCTATGCTTTGGGTTCTTTGCTTTTGCCATAGGAGTAAACATGATAAGAGATTTTGCACCCCAAAAGATTGGGAAATGGATGCCATTACCAATGGTCATGGCCGTACCGTTTCTGGTTGGAGCATACTTTGCAATCGATATGTTCATAGGTACTGTGGTTGTGTTTGCTTGGCAGAAGCTTGACTCCAAGAAGGCAGAGTTGATGGTTCCAGCAGCTGCCTCTGGACTAATTTGTGGGGAAGGACTATGGACTCTACCAGCTGCGATTCTAGCTCTTGCAAGAATTAAACCTCCTATCTGCATGAAATTCGTTCCTACCTAG
- the LOC114403935 gene encoding metal-nicotianamine transporter YSL1-like isoform X2, which produces MISPSSGLNMEEEKKEEIVERDEDLEEQVPAAAEVEPQPWTEQITVRGLFVSMIIGITFSIIVMKLNLTTGMVPNCNVSAALLAFVFIRTWTKLLHKAGFVAKPFSRQENTIIQTCAVACYSIAVGGGFASYLLGLNRTTYELSGVENEGNNPGAIKEPGFGWMTGFLFVVCFVGLFVLIPLRKIMIVDLKLTYPSGLATAVLINGFHTQGDKMAKKQVRGFTKYFCTSFLWGLFKWFFSGIEDCGFEQFPTFGLQAWKQTFYFDFSMTFVGAGMICSHLVNCSLLLGAVLSFGVMYPLIDRLKGDWFPDNLEETNMKGLYGYKVFVSIALILGDGIYNFTKILISTVLNVNERMRSKNNKNAADRHENPTEDLKQTDEFLRETIPLRIGVIGYVVFTMISIIIIPRMFPQLKWYYVVVAYIFAPSLAFCNAFGAGLTDINMAYNYGKVALFTLAAVTGKENGVVAGLVGCGLIKSVISVSCILMQDFKTAHYTRTSPRAMFICQVIGIAMGCVTAPLSFFLYYKAFDVGNPHGEFKAPYALIYRNMAIIGVQGFSALPQHCLQLCFGFFAFAIGVNMIRDFAPQKIGKWMPLPMVMAVPFLVGAYFAIDMFIGTVVVFAWQKLDSKKAELMVPAAASGLICGEGLWTLPAAILALARIKPPICMKFVPT; this is translated from the exons ATGATCTCCCCATCAAGTGGCCTTAACatggaagaagagaagaaagaagaaatagtTGAAAGAGATGAGGACTTGGAGGAGCAGGTACCTGCTGCTGCTGAAGTCGAGCCTCAGCCATGGACAGAACAGATAACAGTGAGAGGATTATTTGTGAGCATGATTATTGGAATCACATTCAGCATAATAGTCATGAAGCTCAACCTCACAACTGGAATGGTTCCTAACTGTAATGTCTCGGCCGCACTTCTAGCCTTTGTGTTTATCCGAACCTGGACCAAACTGCTTCACAAGGCCGGCTTTGTAGCCAAGCCATTCAGTCGCCAGGAGAACACCATCATACAGACTTGTGCAGTTGCGTGCTATAGCATTGCTGTTGGAG GAGGATTTGCTTCTTATCTGTTGGGATTAAACAGGACAACTTATGAGTTGTCAGGAGTGGAAAACGAGGGTAACAACCCAGGTGCTATTAAAGAACCTGGATTTGGTTGGATGACTGGCTTCCTTTTTGTGGTTTGTTTTGTTGGTCTCTTTGTCTTGATTCCACTCAGAAAG ATCATGATAGTTGACCTCAAATTAACTTATCCAAGTGGCTTGGCAACAGCGGTTCTCATCAATGGTTTCCATACACAGGGTGACAAAATGGCCAA GAAGCAAGTACGAGGCTTCACGAAGTATTTTTGTACCAGTTTCTTGTGGGGTTTATTTAAGTGGTTCTTCTCAGGGATAGAGGACTGTGGATTCGAACAGTTCCCTACCTTCGGATTGCAAGCTTGGAAGCAAAC ATTCTACTTCGATTTTAGTATGACTTTTGTGGGAGCAGGGATGATTTGCTCCCATCTTGTGAACTGTTCTTTGCTCCTTGGAGCTGTGCTCTCTTTTGGGGTCATGTATCCGCTCATTGATCGGCTTAAAGGAGACTGGTTCCCTGACAATTTAGAAGAAACTAACATGAAGGGCTTATACGGTTACAAGGTTTTTGTTTCCATTGCTCTTATCCTGGGTGATGGCATATACAATTTCACCAAGATTCTAATTTCTACAGTCCTCAATGTTAATGAAAGAATGAGGagcaagaataataaaaatg CTGCTGATCGGCACGAGAATCCTACCGAGGACCTTAAACAAACTGATGAATTTCTAAGGGAGACCATTCCCCTGCGGATTGGAGTCATTGGATACGTTGTTTTCACTATGATTTCCATAATTATAATTCCACGCATGTTTCCTCAGCTGAAATGGTACTACGTGGTGGTAGCTTATATATTTGCTCCATCTCTGGCATTCTGCAATGCTTTCGGAGCAGGTCTCACTGACATAAACATGGCATATAATTATGGGAAGGTTGCACTCTTTACGCTGGCAGCTGTTACAGGAAAAGAAAATGGTGTGGTGGCTGGACTTGTGGGTTGTGGTCTCATTAAATCCGTGATCTCAGTGTCTTGCATTCTGATGCAAGATTTCAAAACTGCACATTACACACGTACCTCTCCTAGAGCAATGTTCATATGCCAAGTAATTGGCATTGCAATGGGTTGTGTGACAGCTCCTCTCAGCTTCTTCCTATACTACAAGGCATTTGATGTGGGAAACCCGCATGGAGAATTCAAAGCTCCATATGCGTTAATTTATAGAAACATGGCAATCATCGGGGTCCAAGGTTTCTCAGCATTGCCACAGCATTGTTTGCAGCTATGCTTTGGGTTCTTTGCTTTTGCCATAGGAGTAAACATGATAAGAGATTTTGCACCCCAAAAGATTGGGAAATGGATGCCATTACCAATGGTCATGGCCGTACCGTTTCTGGTTGGAGCATACTTTGCAATCGATATGTTCATAGGTACTGTGGTTGTGTTTGCTTGGCAGAAGCTTGACTCCAAGAAGGCAGAGTTGATGGTTCCAGCAGCTGCCTCTGGACTAATTTGTGGGGAAGGACTATGGACTCTACCAGCTGCGATTCTAGCTCTTGCAAGAATTAAACCTCCTATCTGCATGAAATTCGTTCCTACCTAG